CTGATTAGTTAAATTAAGCAGTAAAGATTTAACTACGATATTAGTGGTTTCATAAACTTTGGTAGAACCGCAATTCGAAGTAGAAAACTCAACTTTGCAACTACTAAAAAAGGGGGCGTGACCGAATCTAAGTAAGTAAAAACCTACTTTTAATAATGAGGGATTAGCCAATGAAAGTAGTTAATCAGTTTTCAACAACTTTGGGCAGAAGAGCTTTACTCAGGCTACTTAAATTTCTGGGAAATCGCAAGGGCTACTATTTATTCGGATCGAATGCTGTTTCCTCTAATGGTTATAGTTTTGAGCATCAAATATTAAATAAGAATGAATCTTGGTTTGAAAATTTTGAAGAACGCTGGATGTATAGTGTAGATTCAGTTAGATACGCAACACTAGAGTTATTGAGGCGAGAGATTTATGAAAACGCACTTGAAGGTGCTGTTGCTGAAGTTGGTGTATATAAAGGTGTATTTGCTTCAGTAATCAACTATTATTTCCCCAACAAACAGCTTTATCTTTTTGACACTTTTGAGGGTTTTGACTCTCGTGATGTTCAAGTTGATAATCAAATGGGTTACAGTCCTGCCAGCACCGATGACTTCAATGATTCCAACATAGAATTAGTTTTATCTAGAATGTTTCATCGGGATAAAATAGTAGTAAAAAAGGGATGGTTCCCAGAATCAGCAGGTGGTTGCGAGAATGAAAAATTTTGTTTTGTTAGCTTGGATACAGACCTGTATCAGCCAATATATTCAGGCTTGTGCTGGTTTTATCCAAGGTTAGTAAATGGTGGATATATTATGGTTAACGACTATAACATAGACAATTATCAAGGAACTAAAAAAGCTGTACATGAATTTACTAAGGAAAATGGTATTAGTTACACTCCAATTTGTGATTTGGGGGGAAGTGCAGTTATAGGGAAACCTTTGAAAATGGGTAAGTAGAGCAACCCATAGCTTCTTGTATCGGACTAACGAAGCGAACTTATCACCATCAACTTATTGAATGCGTTTGCACTCATGCCAGCGTACCGTTTTCGGTTAAGCAGGCTACAAATGGCTCCAAAATCTAAAATCTAAAATTGGTAGCATCAACTCTGCCACTCGCTGGAAGAATGAATGCTGGCTAACCCCAATCTCGTATCACTGAATGGGGCAAAATCATTCAGGCGAAATGTTAATAATGCATTGATTTAATGTAAAAAATACATGTTTTGAGATCTTTTGTTAGTGAATATACAAATTAATCTCATTCTAGGTGAATAATTTAAAAATATAAGTTCAACAAGAACTAGCTGATACCAGTTTGTAGCCATATGCGTCAAATATACAATCCACTGAGTCCTGAATGTTCGGTATTTCGGTTTCTGAGGCATACCAATAAAAGTAAAGCTGCTCGACGAGCCAAATCTTCACTTCTTATCCACTGCAGCTTTAATACTCTTCAATTCCAAAAAGGCCAGTTGGTACATTTAGTGCATCTTCTCCAACTGGACAGAGGGTGATTTTTTTGAATTAGCCTAAGGTTTAACTACAACAAATGCATATGAGTAATAATAATTTGTTAGAAAAATTTTCAGAAATGGCCACTTCTTTTTTAGAGCAACTAAAATTAGCTTGGTGGTTAGAAGTTGTGACTGATAAGCCCCATTGTATTTACTATTTTGGACCTTTTGCCTATGCTGATGAAGCTCAAAAAGCTCAATCTGGTTACATTGAAGACCTAGAACAGGAACAAGCACAAGTAATTACTGTTAAGCTGAAGCGCCACCAGCCACAGGAGCTAACTACGTTTGACGATTAATTCTTTGGGTGAATAACTGTTCTTCCAAGGCAGCAATACGATTGTATGCAACGGTTAATTGTGCCATTAACCGTTGAATTTGAAGTTCCGGCATTAACTCTTCACCAGCTTGACGCTGCCTGTCTAGATAAGCGTCATCTGCCAAAACATCTTTGTGTGACATTACTGGTTTGAGGCTACTACGGACTTGAGCCTGGTTGTAACTAGTTTCCTCTAGAGGTTTGTTCATTTCTGTGGAAGTTAATTGGCACTCTGAAAAAGCATCAGATACTTTAACACTGAGCTGCTCAACCACTTGATACAGTGCATCTACTTGATTACTCAAACTTATGATTTGCTGTTGTAGTGATTCCATTTACTCTTTAAATCTTTCTCTACTTAGTTCTTATTTTTGTTAGACAATAAGCGGGCAAAACTTGCTGTAATTTGAGTTATTTAGCTCCAAACAATTTATTTTTAAAGTGAGCTTTCAACATTGAGCTTTAGATTATTTATGGCTAAAAAATGTTTAAAACTACGTTAAAAATGTGGAACGGGTAGCTTTCACTAAATACTACCCTTAGAAATAAAACCTCGGTTGCACACACCGAGGGTAAGGTCTAGAGGGGAGAAAATCCTTTGCTCAGATTTTGTTTGCAGTTGTCATCATTCAATTTTTAAAAGCCTTAGCTAACAGCAAATGCAGTCATCAGCGCCAAACTAACAAACAACAGAGCTACTGCACTTTGAAGAAGATAACGCTGCTGCTGTTGAGGGGAGGGATATTCGGCTAGATACAAGGCAGGCTCTTTAGCATAGTTGTTCAAGCGACCTTGTTCGTCAGTAGTTGTGTACATTCTTCCATCTTTGTAACTTTATGTAAATAAAAGTAACAAATATTTTACATACTTGCAACATCTTTGGCAGTTTGCGCTATATATTCTGCTTTGACTACCGATAGGCTAGGCTAATCATTGGTGCACCGTTTCGCCATTGCGATCGCCGCAATCGTAAATGCAGGATTTGTAGTAGGCAGTATGCCGCCTGCAATTTAGCTGCCAACCCTTAAACACAAGTAGTGAGGAGCAATCATGAGTCAAAACCTGTGGCAAGAGCAGATTGAGCAACTGCTGGAAGCAATTTTTCAGCGGGATGAGCAAATAACCAAAGCGCTAGCTACCTGCGCTCAGCCTTTTAGACCCCCAATAGAAATAGCAGCCCTGCAACTCCAAAGTGACTGTGATAGTGCTGCCTGCTCCTGGTTGAGGCAACTAGGGTTTACGCTGCCAAAAGAGTAATCAAGCTCAAGTACAGTAGATAATTACTGAGCCTAATACCATTGAGGGCACTCAAAGCTAAGTGACAGTGCATCAAGCGATGCTCAAGCAGTGGATTGGGGCAAGCCCTGATGCGATCTGCTCCCACCTCAAGCCAGCATCATCTGACACAAATATCTGACCATCGCTCGTTCCGAAAGCAGCCCTATCCTTTGATGTAGCAAGGCTTCCCGTGTTGATATTGTCTGAAAACCACTTAGGTAAACCTTGCTCGCACTTCTGGAATGTACCCGGGTGGTTGAGTGAGCGCCGGTAGAGCGCTGCCTTAGCACCAGACGGACCGACGGAGGTGCTCATTAATACTATTTCGCCGCAAACTGCTACAGCTCGAGAGTAGGTGGCATGTAGGTTGAACCGATCCAAGCTCCATGAATCTCCTCTATCCATACTGGTTGCTAATCCCTGAGCTGTAGCAGCCAGCACAAGACCAGGGTGATTAGGAGCAGTCTGCACTTGATGAACATCTAAGTGAAGATCGATGGTTGGCTGCCACGATTGACCTTGATCGTTAGAACGTATAATTCCACCTACGTGCACATTCACGTAAAGCTCCTCCGAGTAACCCATGGCAATGGAGCGAACAGCTGGAGGACCACCCCAGGGCGTATACCACTCATCTCGTCCCTCAGCTAAGTCGAAGCTGTCGATCGCCTCAATGCTCTTGTCAGCGACCCGCAGCAGATGAGCATTAGATGTTCCAACAAGCGCTTTTCCGTCGATTGGCAGAATGCAGTTCAGCTGCAGATCCTTAACATCTGAGGCTACCACTTGCCAGTTGCCATCAGAGCTACGCTGCCACACTGAGTTATGGTTGACCACTGCCCACAAGCCATGGGGGCTAGGAGCAATAGCAGTGATCCGGTGACCTTCGAGCTCCACTCGCTGCTTAGAGTTAAATAACCATAAGCCCTCGGAAGTCCCTGCTATTACCAAAGGTTCATGACTCGCATCAATCCCAACTGGCTCCATTTTTTTTTGAACAACTCTAGTCATATTTGAGTCTCTTCAGCTTTTTAAAGATTTTTGTTTATAAAGTAAAGCTTAACAGGACACAATTGACTTTGTAAAGACATTTCTTTAATTTGTAATGATGACCGCGACCTCCCACCTGGAAATAGAACCGATTTTATGGGATTGATCGCTGGTATTTTTCTAGCAGTTGAGGAATGTAGTCATATCCATCCACACCAATAAAAACAAGGAGTTGCGATCGCTGCTGCTCCACAACTTTTTGGAAAGAGTCACCCATTTGACCCCGCAAAACAGTGAGTAATCCTGCTGCCTGACGCCATTCAGGAGCAGTGATTTGCTCTAGCATATACATAGCTAAGCAGCCGGTGTAAATTGCTTTCTCTAACTGTTGCAGGTGATAGTAAGCTTCAGCCAAGTTAGCTAGGTTGAGTCCCTGGAGATAGAGATCGCCAGAAGTTAGGGCGGCTTGTAAGCCAGATTCTAAATACTTAATCGCAGCTTGGGGTTGAGACAATACCAAATGAGCTGTACCGAGACTGCTAAAACACAGAGCTTGACTTTGGCGATCGCCTAATTGCTCGGACAACTGCAGCCCTTGTTGCAGATAGTGGATGGCTGTCTCATAAGTTTCTGGTTCTAGCCGTTCTAACTGTTGGGCAAAAAACACCTCACTATAGCCCAAATTGGAGAGTGCATTGGCTTGTCCTAATTGCTCTCCAGTCTGACGACTTAGAAGTAATGCTCGTTGGCTATAGTTAATCGCTTCCTGATACAGTTTTTTAGCTACGCAGGTTCGGCTGAGATGGTTGAGATTAGCAATTTCACATGGCACGTCGCCAGCAGTGCGGGAAATCTCCAGCGCTTGCTCGTGAAACTCTGCTGCTCGATCGTAATACCCCAAAGCACGTTGCGAATGACCTAAAAGAGTTAAAATTCGCGCTTTTTCTTGGGTTCCTTCAACTTGCCGTAGAGGTGCATCCAGATAATTAAGAGCAGAGTGCAGATAGCCACCACTAAACGAGGCAAAAACTCCAGCGTAGAGAGGAAAATATTGCCGCTGAGCAAAGCTTCGTAGAATCTGTAGTGTCATCTGAAAACAGCTATTTGCTAAGTGTTCCCGGTGATTGATATTCAAGCTGACAGCTTGACTACAGCCACTGGCCAAGCCACACCAAATCTGGGCAAAACTCAGAAAAATGGAAATGCACAGTTTTGACCCCAATTTGGGGTCGTAAACTCGTTGTTCAGACCACGCCACTAGTCCTCGCTGCAAGCACTGCATAATTACAGCTAGCTCAGCCCACTCGCTAAGGTTAAAGTTTGGCTGTCTGGCTGCCCATTCGATTACGGATTGCTCCAAAGCGATCGTGTGGAATAAAGCTTGTGGCAAGGGGCTATTCACCTGTTTAGCCCACACCCCCCAGGGACCACGCTGTCCGGGCAATCTAGCAAATCCCAATGATTCTTGAGCTGAATCATAGAGCCAGCTTACCAAGTGAGGTGATAGCCGTTGCCAGGATTCTAAGCCGCGAGTAATGCCGATAGCCAGTTGCTGCACTTCCTGCTCAAAGTCAGGATTGTTGCTTGATTGCACTTGTAGCAGTGATGAAGCCAACTGCTGGATCTGGTCTAAGGTTAGGGCTTGCTTTTGGTTAGGGTCTATTACCTGCAACAATGCAGAGAGATGATCGGATTGAGCTGTGGTAATCTGTTGCACCGCTGCCGCGATCGCAGCTAAGGCTTGGTTTTGTGTCTGAACCCGTTCCCATTCACTGCGGATTGTCTTTAGCGCCCTCTGGCTACGCGTTGCTTTGGCTTGCTTGAGTTCATCTGTTTGAGTATCTAACTGATACTGAATTGCGCTTTCTTGCTCGTCTAGGCAACGCTCAAAAACTTCTCCTGTGCCAGAACTAACTTGTTGTACTAGCATTTGATAAACTTGCTCTTTGGAGCGGATCTGCCCTTTCAAGGTGGTTTGAACAATTTGGTCAATTAGTGCTAAGTAGCGAGCATATAGTGTTTCACTGGAAGAATTGCGTTCTGGAGATTCAGACATAATTGGTGAAATATTCCTGTGAGAGAGCCTGAATTGGCTTAGAATAACTAGAAAGGATTGAGCTTAAAAGGGTTAGGGACAGGCTACAGGACGAATTACTTCTACTTTACTACTTGCAGCTAAAGCGTAGCCCTTGCCGCGAATTGATATCGGCAATCAGCAAAAACATCAAGAACCTTAATTTGAGTCAGAAACTCGCTTATTTGTAAGCCGAAGTAATTTTCTTTCTGAGCCGCAACTGATAGGGATAATTTTGTTATCTACGGAACTTTTGAATTCTACTGCCCCTAGAGCTTTCAGAGTAGTTTTTTGAGCTACTGTTAAACTCGTAGCACCAGTGATATTCATCCCCTCATAGGGTCTTTCAATTCTTAAAGTTTTTAGGCACTCACCCGTTAGAATATCCCAAATCTTGATCGTTCCATCCTGACTACTACTAGCTAGAGTATTGCCTTCAGGACTGAAAGCCACTGACCAGATCCAACCCGTATGTCCCTGCAAAGTCTTTAAAGCTTGACCAGTCTTCACATCCCATAGCTTTATTGTTTGGTCATGACTACCACTAGCTAGAGTATTACCTTCAGGACTGAAAGCAACAGACTGAATCCAGTCGCTATGTCCCTGCAAATTTCTAATCCATTTACCAGTACTGATATTCCATAACTTGACTGTGCCATCATCACTGCCACTAGCCAAAATCTTGCCTTCAGGACTAAAGGTAACTGAACTGACTGGTCTAGCGTGTCCCTCCAAAACTCTCAAAACTTCACCGGTACTGACATCCCATAGTCTGACTGTTTGGTCGACACTGCCACTAGCGAGGATACTACCTTGAGGACTGAAGGTGACTGAGCGGATTATACTTGTATGTCCTTGTAAGGTTTTTAAAACTTGACCAGTGCCGATATCCCAAAGGCTAAGTGTTTGATCTGCACTACCACTAGCGAGGAGATTACCCTCAGGACTAAAGGCAACTGACCAAACCCAACCTGTATGTCCTTGCAACGTTCTTAAAGCTTGACCAGTGGTAATATCCCATAGCCTGACTGTTTGGTCATCACTCCCACTAGCCAAAATCTGACCATCTGGACTAAAAGCAACTGACCATACTCCATTACTATGACCGCGAAAGGTTTTTAAGGCTTGACCAGTGGTAATATCCCATAGCCTGACTGTTTGGTCATCACTGACACTGGCAAGTATGTACTCACACTCTTGCTGATAGGTTTGCCGCACAGGACAGAAAGCAACTGACCAGATTCCATTACTTCTCCCAAGCCAAGTTCTGATACACTGACCACTACTGATATCCCATAACTTAACGGTTTGATCTGCACTGCCACTAACAAGGGTTCGACCATCAGCAGCAAAGGCAATTGACCAGATCCAACTTGTATGTCCCTGCAAGGTTTTCAAGGTTTGACCCGTGTTAATATCCCATAGTTTTATCGTTTGGTCATGACTGCCACTGGCAAGTGTATTACCCTGAGGACTGAAAGTAAGTGACCATACTCCATCCTTATGTCCCTGCAAGGTACTTAGAAATTTTCCAGTACTAACATCCCACAACGTTACTAATTGGTCTTCACCACCAGTAGCAAGAATTTGACCATCTGGGCTAAACGTGACCGATCTTACTCCATTGTCATGTGCTTGCAAAGTTCGCAATGCTTGACCGGTGCTAACATCCCATAACATCACAGTCTGGTCATCACTACCACTGGCTAGGATTTTACCCTCAGGACTAAAGGCAACCGTTCTGACTCGATGCGTGTGTACCTGTAAGGTTCTCAGGCACTGTCCAGTACTAGTGTCCCACAACCTAACCGTACAGTCGTCACTGCTACTAGCGATGGTTGTACCTTGAGGACTAAAGGCAACGGCTCTGACTCGATTTGTGTGTGCTCGCAAGGTTTTCAAGCATTGACCAGTTCCAACGTTCCACAACCTGACAGCATAGTCACTACTACCGCTGACAAGTGTACTACCGTCTGGACTAAATGCAATTGAGCGAATCCATCCAGTGTGTCCTTTACAAGTAACAAGCTGTTTTCCATCCTCTACTTGCCACAAGTGAATCTCACCATTAGCATCACCAGTAGCCAAAAGCTTGCCATCTTGACTTAAGGCAACTGATAAAACACCACCCAGCGTTTCAGCAAAAACAGATTTAGCTAAATCTGCATGAGCAAAATTTACATTGTGCAAGCTTACACTTTGTAGATTAGCTTGCCAAACGCTGAGGTCAGAAAAATCATAGCCGCTTATGTCAGTTTCCATCTGACAAAGTAGATTCAGGATATTTCCTGCTGCGTATCCGGGTTGGCGTGGCGATCGCTCTCTCAATATCAATAAAATTTGAATTAGCTGAGCTTCAATGTTACTTGTGCTATTAAAAACAGTGTTTAACTCATCGATAATAGACTTGAGAATAAGCTGAGCTTGAGTCTCTCGCACGTAGTCTTTTGCCTGTGCCTTAAGTAAAGCGTAACTGTTGAACAGCTCTATTTTCTGAGTTGCTATCTGATCGCAAACTTGCTTTATTAGTCGCTCAGTGACATACTCCATCACTACAGGTTGGAGCGTGAACATGGCTGAACTTTTCTCAATTAGCGATCGCCTACTCAGCGATTCTAGAGCCTCCAGTAATCTTGACTTCGCCACTGGCGTTACAAAATCATCTTGCAGTTCTGCAATTAAAGTCGGCTCTCGATTAATTGCTAACCAGTATAAAATCTGCTCTTCTAAAGTTGACAAACGATTAAATTGCTGCTGTAAAAGCTGATGAATTCCATTAAATACGGTTGTTCCTTGGTCTATAAAATTAGAAATATTGCCATCAAATAACTCTTTAATTGATGTTGCAACTATTTTTAAAGCAAGAGGATTACCTCTATAGTAATCAATTAACTTTTCAAGTTTGTCTACTGTACCCGATACACCTTTGGATTTGAGAATTTCTTGTCCTTCTAATTGTGGCAAGCCAGTTAGCTGTAACGCACGGACAGGCAAGGTTTCTCCCTCTAGGATTGCTATTTCTTCCGGCTTCTCTCGGCTGGTTATGACTAAGCAGCTTTGATGTGGGATTTCTCCTATTCGTCTTAGTAATTCGCCGTAACCTTCATATCCCTGGCGATAGTGTCCTACACGTTCACCGCTTTGCAGAATTGCTTCTAGATTATCCAAGACTAATAGACAGCGATGATTCTGTAAATACTTAATTAGCAGCAATATTCTCTCATCTAAACTTTTTGGTAAAGTTGTTGCAGTTACTTGTTCGTTCGAGAGAAATTGAATCAGTTGGGCGATCAGATAATTAATGGGTGGAGCATGACGCAGCGATCGCCAGGTAATATAATCAAATTTATCTTTAATTTGGTGGGCAAGTTTCACAGATAGGGCAGTTTTCCCAATTCCTCCCATTCCCAACAATGCTATCAATCGACAATTATCCTGAAGAATCCATTGCTCTAATAGAGCTAGTTCTGTTGTACGTCCGTAAAAGCTAGAAACATCAACCGCCTCGCTTAAATCTTGGCGGATATAAAAGCTTGATTCTTCTAAATGTTTAGAATTAGATGCTTGCTGTGAAAAATCACTTGCTGCTAGTTCTAGGTTGAAAGCTTTAAAAAATAGCTCAAGTGTACGTTTGTCAACTCCTATTTTACAGTTCGTTACTTTGGCAACTGTATCAGGATCTAAACCAGTGCGATCGCTTAATTCTTCCAAAGTGTAGCGATCGCCAAAATTTTCCTGCATCTCCGACTCACGTTTGGAGTGCTGTAGTTTCTCCCATCCTTGCTGAGTCAGAATAACACCGCGCTTGCGTCTTGGTTTGGGTGAGCTCATCGCTGTGCGTTAATTGGATGAGAAATTATATCAATTTTTTTCTAATTTCAACCATCTAGGGTAATAAATTTTCTTGAGTTTAAGCAAACTAGCTGATTATGGCAGTCTGATCCAGCAGTAACAAAAATACTTAAGTTCGGTTGCTAACATCCTCATCTTCGGTGGTTAACTCCGGCTCAAACAGGCAAACTGAGTGTTATTGCCCTTAAATGCAGAACAGTTAATCATGCGCTACAAACTTTTAGGTAAAAGTGGACTACGAGTTTCTGAACTCTGCCTCGGAGCGATGACTTTTGGTGAAGAGTGGGGTTGGGGCGCTTCCAAAGACGAAAGCCGCCAGATATTTGATATTTTTGTGGAATCAGGTGGCAACTTCATTGATACCGCTAATGGTTACACCGAAGGCACAAGTGAGAAGATTGTTGGTGAATTGATCGCCTCAGACAGAGAACGCTTCGTCGTTGCCACCAAATACTCATTTCCCTTGCACATGAACGATCATTCGAGCAATCCTAACGGGAGTGGCAACCATCGCAAGAATATGATGCAGTCGCTCGAAGGAAGCTTAAAGCGGCTCAATACAGACTACATTGACTTATTCTGGCTGCACGCCTGGGACTTTATGACACCTGTAGAGGAGTTAATGCGGGCATTTGATGACATGATACGCCAAGGCAAGGTACTCTACATCGGCATTTCTGATGCACCTGCCTGGATTGTGGCGCAAGCAAACACGCTGGCAAAGTGTTATGGGTGGACTCCGTTTGTGGCGCTGCAAGTTGAGTACAGTTTGATTCAGCGGACCCCAGAACGGGATTTGCTACCAATGGCAAAGGCATTTGATCTTGCTGTTACGCCCTGGAGTCCACTAGGTGGCGGTGTACTGACGGGCAAATACAATCAGAGCAGTCAAGGCAACGATGCGGAACAGAGACGACTATCACAAATTCCTGAACGGAGTTTAGCAATCGCCGATGTTGTCAGTGACGTTGCTGCAGAAATCGGTCATACCCCCTCACAAGTTGCTCTGGCTTGGCTACGCGCTCAACCTGGTGTGGTTATTCCAATTATTGGTTCGCGCCGAGTATCACAGTTTAAAGACAACTTAACTTGTCTCGATGTCACGCTAACGCCAGAACATCTACAACGCCTCAATGAAGTCAGTCAGATTGATTTAGGTTTTCCTCACGATTTCCTCAGCAATGACGTGATTCGCGATCGCTTGTATGGCGGAACTTTCAACTCTATAGATAACCACCACGGCTGATCTTTGCATGGGTTGTATTTAGGACAGGCAGGATGCCTATCCCACAAAACAAAGCAGCTGTGGAGTAGGCTTCTAGCCTGCCCTTGCATAGAAGATATGAAAAACACAAGGATAAAAGTGGTAATGAATCCGATTACGCGACGCGAGATTATCGGTGCCGGAGTAGCGGGACTGGCAGCCGCAGCAACAACAAAAAGTGCCTTTGCCAATACCCAAAAACCAGTAGAACCATTAAGCGGTAAGGCAAATCCTGACGGTAGATTCAAAGATAAAGTTGTGCTGATTACCGGAGCCACGTCAGGTATCGGCAAGACTACAGCTTACGCTTTTGCAAAAGAGGGAGCCAAGGTATTCTTCTGTGGTCGTCGGACGAACCTGGGTGAAGCGAATGCGCGTGAAATCCAAGCCTTTGGCGGCGAAGCGACCTATGTACAGGCAGATGTCACAAAAGAAAGAGATGTTAGGGATTTTGTCAATGGCTGTGTAGAGAAATACGGTCGCATTGACATTGCCTTTAACAACGCTGGAATCGAGAGTTCTCCGCATACTATTGCCGATACCTCCTTGGAGGATTGGATGAGGGTGATGACGACTAATGCGACGGGTGTTTTCCTGTCTATGAAGTATGAACTTCCTATCATGCTGAGGCAAAAGGGCGGAGTTATCGTAAATAACGCCTCAGTTTCGAGCCACGTTGGTTTTGCAACGATTAGCCCTTACAACGCCAGTAAGCACGCTGTCTTATCTTTAACAAAGGTTGCAGCTTTAGAATATACGGACAAAAATATTCGAGTCAATTCTGTTTCTCCTGGCGCAGTTGATAC
This window of the Chroococcidiopsis sp. CCMEE 29 genome carries:
- a CDS encoding TylF/MycF family methyltransferase, whose amino-acid sequence is MKVVNQFSTTLGRRALLRLLKFLGNRKGYYLFGSNAVSSNGYSFEHQILNKNESWFENFEERWMYSVDSVRYATLELLRREIYENALEGAVAEVGVYKGVFASVINYYFPNKQLYLFDTFEGFDSRDVQVDNQMGYSPASTDDFNDSNIELVLSRMFHRDKIVVKKGWFPESAGGCENEKFCFVSLDTDLYQPIYSGLCWFYPRLVNGGYIMVNDYNIDNYQGTKKAVHEFTKENGISYTPICDLGGSAVIGKPLKMGK
- a CDS encoding DUF1816 domain-containing protein, with amino-acid sequence MSNNNLLEKFSEMATSFLEQLKLAWWLEVVTDKPHCIYYFGPFAYADEAQKAQSGYIEDLEQEQAQVITVKLKRHQPQELTTFDD
- a CDS encoding ssl1498 family light-harvesting-like protein, encoding MYTTTDEQGRLNNYAKEPALYLAEYPSPQQQQRYLLQSAVALLFVSLALMTAFAVS
- a CDS encoding tetratricopeptide repeat protein → MSESPERNSSSETLYARYLALIDQIVQTTLKGQIRSKEQVYQMLVQQVSSGTGEVFERCLDEQESAIQYQLDTQTDELKQAKATRSQRALKTIRSEWERVQTQNQALAAIAAAVQQITTAQSDHLSALLQVIDPNQKQALTLDQIQQLASSLLQVQSSNNPDFEQEVQQLAIGITRGLESWQRLSPHLVSWLYDSAQESLGFARLPGQRGPWGVWAKQVNSPLPQALFHTIALEQSVIEWAARQPNFNLSEWAELAVIMQCLQRGLVAWSEQRVYDPKLGSKLCISIFLSFAQIWCGLASGCSQAVSLNINHREHLANSCFQMTLQILRSFAQRQYFPLYAGVFASFSGGYLHSALNYLDAPLRQVEGTQEKARILTLLGHSQRALGYYDRAAEFHEQALEISRTAGDVPCEIANLNHLSRTCVAKKLYQEAINYSQRALLLSRQTGEQLGQANALSNLGYSEVFFAQQLERLEPETYETAIHYLQQGLQLSEQLGDRQSQALCFSSLGTAHLVLSQPQAAIKYLESGLQAALTSGDLYLQGLNLANLAEAYYHLQQLEKAIYTGCLAMYMLEQITAPEWRQAAGLLTVLRGQMGDSFQKVVEQQRSQLLVFIGVDGYDYIPQLLEKYQRSIP
- a CDS encoding NB-ARC domain-containing protein, coding for MSSPKPRRKRGVILTQQGWEKLQHSKRESEMQENFGDRYTLEELSDRTGLDPDTVAKVTNCKIGVDKRTLELFFKAFNLELAASDFSQQASNSKHLEESSFYIRQDLSEAVDVSSFYGRTTELALLEQWILQDNCRLIALLGMGGIGKTALSVKLAHQIKDKFDYITWRSLRHAPPINYLIAQLIQFLSNEQVTATTLPKSLDERILLLIKYLQNHRCLLVLDNLEAILQSGERVGHYRQGYEGYGELLRRIGEIPHQSCLVITSREKPEEIAILEGETLPVRALQLTGLPQLEGQEILKSKGVSGTVDKLEKLIDYYRGNPLALKIVATSIKELFDGNISNFIDQGTTVFNGIHQLLQQQFNRLSTLEEQILYWLAINREPTLIAELQDDFVTPVAKSRLLEALESLSRRSLIEKSSAMFTLQPVVMEYVTERLIKQVCDQIATQKIELFNSYALLKAQAKDYVRETQAQLILKSIIDELNTVFNSTSNIEAQLIQILLILRERSPRQPGYAAGNILNLLCQMETDISGYDFSDLSVWQANLQSVSLHNVNFAHADLAKSVFAETLGGVLSVALSQDGKLLATGDANGEIHLWQVEDGKQLVTCKGHTGWIRSIAFSPDGSTLVSGSSDYAVRLWNVGTGQCLKTLRAHTNRVRAVAFSPQGTTIASSSDDCTVRLWDTSTGQCLRTLQVHTHRVRTVAFSPEGKILASGSDDQTVMLWDVSTGQALRTLQAHDNGVRSVTFSPDGQILATGGEDQLVTLWDVSTGKFLSTLQGHKDGVWSLTFSPQGNTLASGSHDQTIKLWDINTGQTLKTLQGHTSWIWSIAFAADGRTLVSGSADQTVKLWDISSGQCIRTWLGRSNGIWSVAFCPVRQTYQQECEYILASVSDDQTVRLWDITTGQALKTFRGHSNGVWSVAFSPDGQILASGSDDQTVRLWDITTGQALRTLQGHTGWVWSVAFSPEGNLLASGSADQTLSLWDIGTGQVLKTLQGHTSIIRSVTFSPQGSILASGSVDQTVRLWDVSTGEVLRVLEGHARPVSSVTFSPEGKILASGSDDGTVKLWNISTGKWIRNLQGHSDWIQSVAFSPEGNTLASGSHDQTIKLWDVKTGQALKTLQGHTGWIWSVAFSPEGNTLASSSQDGTIKIWDILTGECLKTLRIERPYEGMNITGATSLTVAQKTTLKALGAVEFKSSVDNKIIPISCGSERKLLRLTNKRVSDSN
- a CDS encoding aldo/keto reductase; its protein translation is MRYKLLGKSGLRVSELCLGAMTFGEEWGWGASKDESRQIFDIFVESGGNFIDTANGYTEGTSEKIVGELIASDRERFVVATKYSFPLHMNDHSSNPNGSGNHRKNMMQSLEGSLKRLNTDYIDLFWLHAWDFMTPVEELMRAFDDMIRQGKVLYIGISDAPAWIVAQANTLAKCYGWTPFVALQVEYSLIQRTPERDLLPMAKAFDLAVTPWSPLGGGVLTGKYNQSSQGNDAEQRRLSQIPERSLAIADVVSDVAAEIGHTPSQVALAWLRAQPGVVIPIIGSRRVSQFKDNLTCLDVTLTPEHLQRLNEVSQIDLGFPHDFLSNDVIRDRLYGGTFNSIDNHHG
- a CDS encoding glucose 1-dehydrogenase; amino-acid sequence: MKNTRIKVVMNPITRREIIGAGVAGLAAAATTKSAFANTQKPVEPLSGKANPDGRFKDKVVLITGATSGIGKTTAYAFAKEGAKVFFCGRRTNLGEANAREIQAFGGEATYVQADVTKERDVRDFVNGCVEKYGRIDIAFNNAGIESSPHTIADTSLEDWMRVMTTNATGVFLSMKYELPIMLRQKGGVIVNNASVSSHVGFATISPYNASKHAVLSLTKVAALEYTDKNIRVNSVSPGAVDTPMLRRALAAWKTDFETVSQDYPLKRIVNPEEIARTVMWLSSDDASCIIGMDVDATGGYLTK